In Candidatus Manganitrophus morganii, the genomic window TCGAAGACGATTTCCCGGTCTGCCTTCGAAGGGCGGCGAAAGAGCCCAATCGCGGCATAGCGGCCCATCATCACTACTTCCCACGCGGTGATCGGGTAATGGGGGTCGATCAGTTCCTTTTGGGGGAGATATCCGATGCGGGCGCGATGCTCGCAGCGCAAGGCATGGCATTCGCAATCAAAGATCTGGACGCTTCCTGAAACCGGATGGACAAGGCCGAGGACCGCTTTGAGGAAGGTGGTCTTTCCGGAGCCGTTCGGCCCGATGACGCCGGCAAACTCCCCTTCCATGATATCCAGGGTGATCTCTTCCAGGGCAACCCGGTTTGCAAAGGCGAATGTGGCATGGACAAAATGGATGATCGGTTTGGCGGCGGTTTGCGGCGTCGGAACCGCTTTCAAGACGGGATGGGCCATTAAGATCCTCCCAATGCCTTGATCAAGGTCTCGGTGTTATAACGGATCAGGTCGACATAACTCTCGGTTCCCGGAAGGGCGCCCGTCAATGGGGAGAGAACGACCACCTTGGCCCCCGTCTCCTGGGAGAGGGTTTGGGGAACCTTCGGGTTGAGCTGTGGCTCCGAGACGATCACTTTCACCTTCTCCCGCTTTATCAACTTGATCAATTGGCCGAGATGTTTGGCCGACGGCTCGGTGCCGACCTGGGTCAGAATATCTCCTTTGATGACAAAGCCGAACCGCCGGGCATAGTAGGGCCACGCCGGATGATGGGTGACGATGTTTCGGTTCGGCAGGCGGTTCACCTTTTTCTTCAGCTCCGCTTCGAGCGATTCCAGTTCCATGATGTAGCGCGACTGATTTTTCAGGTATTCGCCGCGGTGGGCCGGATCGAGGCGGATCAACTCATCCGTAATGTGCCTGATCATTATTTTAACATTTTCCGGATCGAGCCAGATATGAGGATTCCCCATCGTATGTTGTTCTTTGAAGGCATGCTGCGGGTCGATGGTTTTGTCCCGGTGCTCTCGTTCGGGCCGTTCGGCGTGATCGCGGATGAGTCCCACCCCGTCGGAGGTGGTGACGATCCTCAAATCGGGGCGGTCGGCATTTTTGATCAGGGCGTTGACCCAGATCTCTAAACCCAATCCGATCTTGACCAGCAGTTTCGCTTCTTTAACGGCAAGGAGGTCGCTCGGCTTGGGGGTGTAGGTATGCTCGCTTTCCATGCCGGTGATCAGCGACTTGACCGCGACACGGGAACCGCCGATCTGTTCCGTGAAATCTTTAAGGACCGGGAGGGTCACCACGATCGGGATCTTATCTTCCGCATGGAGTCCGGTCGCAAAGAGAAGGCTTCCCAGGAGGAGAACCGCTTGGAAGGACAACTTTTTATGCTGTCGGCCGAAAAGCATCGCGAAAAAATAACACCATGTGAGGAATAAGTCAAATCGAATTCCGATAGAGGATGATCGACAATCCGGCCGATCGCCTTACAGTTTTTCCCGCTCTTGATCGGCCTTGGCCGCCCAGACAAAGTCGCTCTCGGTCAGGCCGTTGATTTTATGCGTCCAGATGATCAATTTGACCTTTCCCCAGGCCAGATAGATGTCGGGGTGATGGAACTGCGCCTCGGCCAGCTCGCCGACCCGAATCGTAAAATCGAGCGCCTGCCGAAAATTGGGGAAGGTGTACTCCTTTTCGAGATGATGTTCGTCGATCACTTTCCAGCCGTTTCCGAGTTTTTCCAGGAGATTGGATAGCTCTTTCCCCTTCAGCGGAGGAATGCCTCCCTTACAGGGGATACATTCTTTCTGCGCCAATTCACTCGCCATGATGACCTCCTCTGTCCACCTTACGGTAGAGGCGTCCCGCCGGGGATGTCTCTACGACCACGATCACGATAACATGCCGTCTCTTTCCGGAGCAAGTCATTCCTCTTGACCTTTCCGGTTAAATTCGGTAGCCTTCCGCCTTGTGAAGGTCATCGGCCTCATATCGGGAACTTCTTCGGACGGCATCGATGCCGCTCTGGTCGATATCCGAAAAAATCGAGGGCGGGTTCAATTGGACCTGATCGCCTTCGAGGTTTATCCCTATCCGAAATCTCTCCCGCGGCAATTAATCGATCTGGCCTCCGGTTTCCCTCAATCGATTGCGAACGTCTGCCATCTGAATTTTTACGTCGGCGAGCTCTTCGCCGAGGCGGCGCGGGAGATTGCCCGGAAGGGGCGGGTGCGTCTTGGCAAAATTGAATTGATCGGATCGCATGGACAGACGGTTCATCATCTTCCGGTGCCGAAGCGGGAAGGCAAGCGTGCGATCCGCTCCACCCTCCAGATCGGGGAGCCGTCTGTGATCGCCGAGCGGACGGGAATTACCACCATCGCCGACTTTCGCCCCCGCGATATGGCCGCAGGAGGCGAGGGGGCGCCGCTGACCCCCTATCTTCATTTCCTTCTCCTTTCCAATCCAAAACGGTCGCGCGCCGTCGTGAACATTGGGGGGATCAGCAATGTCACCTATCTGAAGGCGGGCGCGGCTCTTGATAAGACGGTGGCCTTCGATATGGGGCCGGGGAACATGGTGATCGACGGGTTGGTCCGGACCCTCACCGGGAAGGAGTTCGACGAAGGGGGGAAGATGGCGCGCCGGGGAAAAGCGGACGCGGCCCTTTTGTCGGAATTGATGCGCCATCCTTTTATCCGAAGAAAGCCGCCGAAGAGCACCGGCCGCGAGGTCTTCGGGGCGTCGATGGTGGCGTCGATTCTCCAATCGACCCGGATGCGCCGTCTCCCGCCGGAAGATCTGGTGGCGACGGCGACCGCATTTACCGCTTCGGCGATCTCCGAGAACATTCGCCGGTTCATCTTAAAACGGGGAAGCCTTCACGAGGTGATCGTCGGGGGGGGCGGGGTGCGGAATCCGGTCCTGATGGAGCGCCTTTCCGAGCTGCTCGCTCCCATCCCCGTTCAACCGTTCGAGGCGTTCGGCCACGAAAGCCGCGCCATCGAAGCGATGACCTTCGCCCTCTTTGCCTATCAAACATTCCACGGCCAACCGACGAACATCCCCTCCGTGACCGGGGCGCGACGGCCCGTCCTTTTGGGAAAAATTGTTCCGGGAGCTTCTTTCAATCTGAAATAATCCACTGAGCCGCCGCCGCTTCCATTTCGAAAGCGGCAGCGGCCTTCAATGATAAAGCCCTGACTGATAAACGGGACAATTACGCCGCCCGCGCCCCGTATTGCGGCTTCACCTCCTCGGCCCGCTCCGGCGCCGTGTTGGGGGCTTTCTCGGCGTCGAGTGATCTCAGGCGGATCTCGGCGGTCCGCTTCGCTAATGCTTCGCTTGCCCGGACGAGCTCCTGTCCGGCCGACTCCATTCTCAGTCGAACGACCTCCTCAGAAGGGGCTCCGGACGCGTTGACGATCCGTTGATAGGCGTAGCTCGGCCAGTTGCTCGGAAGCGCGTCGATTCGCGCGAACGCGCCGTCGGGCATCAATCGTTTGTTGACCGTGTTGAAGAGGACATCGGCGACATACGCTTTGTTTTCCTCAAACGTGCCGGGGGTCGGAAGGGTTGTTCCGACGATCTCTTCCGGATCGCGTTTGTCGTACTTCTTGAGCATCTCGCCGGAGATCCTCAAATGTTCCAATTCGTAGCCGAGGAACATCTCCCAGATCTGCTTCAGCTTCGGATCGACTTCCGTCGTGTAGCAGGCATAATAATTGGCGCACTCCACAAATTCATGGCAGACCCATTTCTCATGCCAGGTTTCGTTGGGATCCATCAGCGATTCATACTGCGTGACATGCTCCTCTTCGACCTCCGAAATTTCGGCGTACAGCTCCCTTAAATCGGGACTCCCATACTCAAACCCATGTTCTTTATAGAAGAGGGCGGTCTGCTGCTCCGCCGAGAGGAGGGTGAGGATGTTCGCTTTCGAGATCGGATTCGCCTGGTTCTTCTCGTAGTGTTTTCGCAGGCGAAGGATCGGATCGTTGTGATGATCCTGTGTGGGCCTGCCGGGAAAAACATCCGTTTTTCCTTGAAGGATTTCGTCCGGATCTTTCCCCTCGATCAGGTCGAGCATCTGGGCGAAACGAAATAGATGATCGAAATCTTCAAGAAGTCCGAAATCGAACACTTCCTTTACGTAAGGATCGGGCTCGGTGCGGGCCAAGTAGGCGGTGAGATCGATCGCCACCTGCTCGTAGGCGATGCTCGTCTCCAAAATTGTCTGGTCCGGCGGGTTGAGCCAGTTGATCGTGACCTGCTGCTGGTGCTCCACCCGCCGCGTTTCGGCGAGGCGCGCCTGAATCTCCTTATTGTCGGTGTTTCGGGCGAAGGAATGTTTGAAGAACCACCCTTCGTTCTCGATTCCGTTCATGAGGATAATCCGGGTGCGGGTATAGGCATCGACCTGCTGTTTTCGATAGGGGAGCAGGGCGATCTGCTTCCAGTTTCGGATCTGTTTTTCCAGAGGGATCCCTCTCTCTTTGAATGGGTTCATCGCCATTTCTCACTCCTTCGGTTAGAGGTTGTTTTATTGGATTGAGGTTTTAGAAGAAAGCGCACTGCTCGACGTGTCTGGTGAAACAGCAAAATGAGTGCCAGTAGAAATGAGGTGAGGAGAGATGCTCTTTTGTTTTTTTATCGGAGTGGAATGGCAATGAATTCGGAAGTGAGAAGAAATGAATCGGTTCGATCTTTCTTGAGTGGGGCGGGTGATCAGAAAAGGATCAAGCGCCGAAGACCGCCCGGTGGAGCCCGTCCCAGAAGGTTTTCCGGTAGGCGAGCGATTGCAGGGCGCCGTTGCGGAGGCGCTTTTGGCCCTCTTCGGTTTCGACGTGGCGGGAGATCAGCTTGTTGAAGACGACGGCGTGCTCGACATCTTCGACGATATGAAGCGAGAAGTACTCGACATCTTCATCGGTCAGGCTCGTGTTCTTCTTGAGCCCTTCAATTAAATAGGCGAACATCGTCGGGATGGAAAACTCGTGTCCGGGGCCGATGGCGCCGAGGGCGAAGAGGAAATCCTTTCCTCGGGTCATCTCCTTGTGGCCCTCGATGAAGCGGGATGTCTCCGGGAGGATCCTCACCCTGCCCCAGGCTTCGTCGGGGAGACCGAGCGCCTTCAGGAAATTTCGATAAAGGGCGGGGTGGCTTCGGAAGATGGTGTGCTGGCCGAACTCGTCGTCGAAGACGGTCCGGAAAAGATCGGCGGCGTCTTTGTCCGGAATCTTCGGCAGCAGGTTGGTCATGTAGTTGACGAAGACCTTGACCAGCTGATAATGCTGCAGGCCGAAGGTCTGGATCTGCTCGACCGTCAGCTTCTCGGAGGCGAAGCGCTTGAGGAAGGGATGATGCACCGCTTCATGATGCAGGATCTCTTCCTCAAGGGAGTGGATAAACGTTTGGGCGTCCATCGTCGTCGACATGGTCGCCCGCTTAATAACCCATCCCGATGAACTTCGATTTGGCTTCTTCCATCAGATCGGCGGTGATCTGCGTCTGTCCCCGCTCTTTGGCCATCCGCTCGATCTCTTTTTTGGCCATCGGGCGGATGAAAGAGGGGATGTTGTCGAGGCGGCTTTCCGCCTCCTTCGACCAGACCATCTCGCCTTGATCATTTTTGGAGGCGTCCATGACTTCCGGGGTGATCGTCGAGAGCCCGCTGCGCCGGGCGTAGCTTTCGATTCCCATCTGAATCATCGGCCGCATGAACGAGGGGACCTTCTCGATCCGCTCCTTCGCTTCTGCGGTCCAGGTCAATTCCCCGGTCGCCGCTTCCTGCTTGGCTCCCCCCTGCATCTGGGCGACCATGCTGGAGAAGGGACAGGTCCCGCCGCCGGAGGAAGAGGCCTTGGCCATCTCGGCCGCCATCATTTCTTTCTGGACCGCGGGAGAAGGGGCCGGCTTGCTGAAGTTGTCGGGGGTTTCTTTCAATGTCTGCCGTGTCAACTCCATCGGCTCGGCCGGGGCGGTTCGTCCGCCCAGCTTCACGCCGAGCGCCTGGACCATCGCCGTCTCGCCGGGGTTGGTCACCATCGCGACCTTGGCATTACAGGTCGGGCAGGCGAAGGTTACGCCGAGCGATTGTTCTCCCGGGACTTGGACATTCTCAAAGGTCATGAAACTTTCACACTTCATACATACGAACTTCATGGGGTCCTCCGTAAAAGGAAAAATCAGAGATTTGTGGGACGCTACAATTTTTCGGCGACGATCTTTTTATAATCCAAGAGCTGTTGGATCCGGTTGGCGATCTCATCGAACCGCTTCGAAATCGGATGCGCCGCTGCGAGCGGCTCGCCCGTGTCACACGCGTGCGACAATTCGCGGTCGAAGGGGATCTTTCCCAACAGGGGAACATCGAGCTCTTCGCAGAGGTCTTCGCACCCTCCCTCGAAGAAAGGAACGGCGGTTTTGCATTCCGGGCAGAGGGCGCCGCTCATGTTTTCGACCAAGCCGATAATCGGAATGCCGAGATCGCGGGCATAAACGATCGATTTCTTCACGACGGTTTTGGCGACTTCGGAAGGGGTGGTGACGACGACCGCGCCGTCGAGCTCCGGGATGAATCCGGCGATCACCGGCGGCTTATCGGCGGCGGCGCCGGGGGGAAGATCGGTGAAGAGATAATCGATCTCGCCCCAGTTCACATCCCCCAAAAATTCGCGGATCACGTTCATCTCCATCAATCCGAGCCAGACGGGCGAGAGCTCCATCGGCCCTTTCCAGCGAACCGGAGAGTCTTCCTGGCGAAGAAAAAAATCCATCGAAGCGACCTTCATTTCATACGGCCCGACCGGCGGGATCGCACCTTCGGAGGTGAACTCGAAGCGATCTCTGACACCGAGCATCTTCGGAATGCAGGGACCGTTTAAATCGACATCAAGGACCCCGACCTTGTTCCCCTGTCGCGCAAAGGCGAGGGAGATATTGGCGGTGGTCATGCTCTTACCGACCCCCCCTTTTCCGCTCATGATCACGATTTTCCGCCGGATCTGACCCATCCGAATTTTGACCTGAAGGGATTGGTCGACCAGCTGCTTCATGACCTGGGCGTCGTCTGTAAAGTGAATTTTTTTAAGGATTGTTTTTAAATCTTTTTGAGCTTCTGGGGACATTTCCGGCACTCCGAATAAATATGGCCCGAATCTTATAACAATGGGAGAACCATGTCAATGAATTTGTCCGTTTTCGGAACTTTAGGTTCGTTTTTCGTCGGAGACAGGAGGGGGGTTTTTGATTTATTTATTCATATCTTATGACGCTGCCCCTGCGCCTCCTTCGGGCAGACGGAGGTCGATCAACCCCGCAGTTTTGCCCGAAGATGTCGTCCCTCTTTATTTCGGTTGGCGGGCTGGATCAGACATCGCCTCGATCAAAATCGCGGCGACCTCGGCGCGGCTGAACTCGGGGGGCGGTTTGATCCCGCCGCGGAGCATCTCGCGCACTTTGGTTCCGGAGAGGGCGATATGTTCCGACGAATCGTGCGGGCAGGTCTTGGCCGAGACCATCCCGAGGCAGCGCTTGCAGTAGAAGGTGTGATCGAAGAAGAGCGGTTGGATGCCGAGCTCCTCCAGCGTAAATTTCTGAAA contains:
- a CDS encoding metal ABC transporter substrate-binding protein, with amino-acid sequence MLFGRQHKKLSFQAVLLLGSLLFATGLHAEDKIPIVVTLPVLKDFTEQIGGSRVAVKSLITGMESEHTYTPKPSDLLAVKEAKLLVKIGLGLEIWVNALIKNADRPDLRIVTTSDGVGLIRDHAERPEREHRDKTIDPQHAFKEQHTMGNPHIWLDPENVKIMIRHITDELIRLDPAHRGEYLKNQSRYIMELESLEAELKKKVNRLPNRNIVTHHPAWPYYARRFGFVIKGDILTQVGTEPSAKHLGQLIKLIKREKVKVIVSEPQLNPKVPQTLSQETGAKVVVLSPLTGALPGTESYVDLIRYNTETLIKALGGS
- a CDS encoding iron-containing redox enzyme family protein — translated: MSTTMDAQTFIHSLEEEILHHEAVHHPFLKRFASEKLTVEQIQTFGLQHYQLVKVFVNYMTNLLPKIPDKDAADLFRTVFDDEFGQHTIFRSHPALYRNFLKALGLPDEAWGRVRILPETSRFIEGHKEMTRGKDFLFALGAIGPGHEFSIPTMFAYLIEGLKKNTSLTDEDVEYFSLHIVEDVEHAVVFNKLISRHVETEEGQKRLRNGALQSLAYRKTFWDGLHRAVFGA
- a CDS encoding 4a-hydroxytetrahydrobiopterin dehydratase; its protein translation is MASELAQKECIPCKGGIPPLKGKELSNLLEKLGNGWKVIDEHHLEKEYTFPNFRQALDFTIRVGELAEAQFHHPDIYLAWGKVKLIIWTHKINGLTESDFVWAAKADQEREKL
- a CDS encoding Mrp/NBP35 family ATP-binding protein, coding for MSPEAQKDLKTILKKIHFTDDAQVMKQLVDQSLQVKIRMGQIRRKIVIMSGKGGVGKSMTTANISLAFARQGNKVGVLDVDLNGPCIPKMLGVRDRFEFTSEGAIPPVGPYEMKVASMDFFLRQEDSPVRWKGPMELSPVWLGLMEMNVIREFLGDVNWGEIDYLFTDLPPGAAADKPPVIAGFIPELDGAVVVTTPSEVAKTVVKKSIVYARDLGIPIIGLVENMSGALCPECKTAVPFFEGGCEDLCEELDVPLLGKIPFDRELSHACDTGEPLAAAHPISKRFDEIANRIQQLLDYKKIVAEKL
- a CDS encoding ferritin-like domain-containing protein, which codes for MAMNPFKERGIPLEKQIRNWKQIALLPYRKQQVDAYTRTRIILMNGIENEGWFFKHSFARNTDNKEIQARLAETRRVEHQQQVTINWLNPPDQTILETSIAYEQVAIDLTAYLARTEPDPYVKEVFDFGLLEDFDHLFRFAQMLDLIEGKDPDEILQGKTDVFPGRPTQDHHNDPILRLRKHYEKNQANPISKANILTLLSAEQQTALFYKEHGFEYGSPDLRELYAEISEVEEEHVTQYESLMDPNETWHEKWVCHEFVECANYYACYTTEVDPKLKQIWEMFLGYELEHLRISGEMLKKYDKRDPEEIVGTTLPTPGTFEENKAYVADVLFNTVNKRLMPDGAFARIDALPSNWPSYAYQRIVNASGAPSEEVVRLRMESAGQELVRASEALAKRTAEIRLRSLDAEKAPNTAPERAEEVKPQYGARAA
- a CDS encoding metal ABC transporter ATP-binding protein; amino-acid sequence: MAHPVLKAVPTPQTAAKPIIHFVHATFAFANRVALEEITLDIMEGEFAGVIGPNGSGKTTFLKAVLGLVHPVSGSVQIFDCECHALRCEHRARIGYLPQKELIDPHYPITAWEVVMMGRYAAIGLFRRPSKADREIVFESLQAVGVEPLKDLPFGSLSGGQQQRVLIARALAQRPQILLLDEPTTGIDATAQHHLIDLIRSLHQNYGLTIVFVTHDINIISPVVDSLILLKTRLYGKGPPREILKQEILSSVYGKETILAEREKGPYVIMSDHHHH
- a CDS encoding anhydro-N-acetylmuramic acid kinase produces the protein MKVIGLISGTSSDGIDAALVDIRKNRGRVQLDLIAFEVYPYPKSLPRQLIDLASGFPQSIANVCHLNFYVGELFAEAAREIARKGRVRLGKIELIGSHGQTVHHLPVPKREGKRAIRSTLQIGEPSVIAERTGITTIADFRPRDMAAGGEGAPLTPYLHFLLLSNPKRSRAVVNIGGISNVTYLKAGAALDKTVAFDMGPGNMVIDGLVRTLTGKEFDEGGKMARRGKADAALLSELMRHPFIRRKPPKSTGREVFGASMVASILQSTRMRRLPPEDLVATATAFTASAISENIRRFILKRGSLHEVIVGGGGVRNPVLMERLSELLAPIPVQPFEAFGHESRAIEAMTFALFAYQTFHGQPTNIPSVTGARRPVLLGKIVPGASFNLK
- a CDS encoding PCP reductase family protein — translated: MKFVCMKCESFMTFENVQVPGEQSLGVTFACPTCNAKVAMVTNPGETAMVQALGVKLGGRTAPAEPMELTRQTLKETPDNFSKPAPSPAVQKEMMAAEMAKASSSGGGTCPFSSMVAQMQGGAKQEAATGELTWTAEAKERIEKVPSFMRPMIQMGIESYARRSGLSTITPEVMDASKNDQGEMVWSKEAESRLDNIPSFIRPMAKKEIERMAKERGQTQITADLMEEAKSKFIGMGY